In Oryzias melastigma strain HK-1 linkage group LG10, ASM292280v2, whole genome shotgun sequence, the genomic window GTGGGCGGGTATAAGTGGTGTTAAACGGAGGCAGTCTCTTACGTGATAGGCTAATATGTGATTGACAGCAAATATTGCCCAATGGGAAAGCTTCCTCGCAAAAATGTCGCTTTTTTTCGCCGGTTCCAGAAAACCAACCACGAGTTTCTAGTCGTGTGGGAGAATCCATTTTGAAGAGAGCTCTCCGGCTGCGAGGCTTGTAAGTAGACTATTATAATTCTGTATTTCAGCATAACTCGACGCTATCTCAATTTGGcatgcattattattttgtgttttaaactagTGTCATTTTGTCTATCATAAAAGAACAATAATAtatgattataataatttttaGGACTGCGTGGCCTCTGACTTACGTAACTGCGAATTTCATTTGCAAAGTCCGGGTTTATCGATGTGTTACAGATGGCTGCAACGTTCCTAATCTCTTCGCCTGGTAGAAAGACTCTTTTGATAAGCAATTGTCGCAGTGTTATTACATAAAAgcgttttttgatgttttaatccCGGTTTAAACGGGAATGTATGAAATGCCATTCTGCCGGTCAAAATGGTGGGAAATGCGTGAATTCGTGTCGGGTAATGGCGAACAGAATGACAGACGCCGAcacaagaaaaaacactcaTGTTTGCATCTTCCCCCCTTAGGTTTAGGTgtcacagtttaaaaatgtctgaagcAGAGCAGCAGTACATGGAGACGTCGGAAAACGGTCACGAGCTCGACGATGATTTTAACGGAGCCGGCCTCGGCGGCGAGGGGGAAGACGGCGGCGCCGAGAACGAGTGCGACCAGGCCGGGGACGGCGGGGATGCGAGCTCGCAGAACGGCGGCACGGAAGGAGGCCAGATCGACGCCAGCAAAGGCGAAGAAGATGCGGGGTGAGTGTGAAATGTGCAGAAGACAAAAGTTCTCACAGCAGACGTCGCTTGACAAGCTAGGTGGCTGGCGGCACCTCTTTGTTCCGCCGGCCTTTTGTTGGCGCCATGTATAGATCTGAGTGGGGGATGGGCGCTtcacttttaatgaaatacgacgaatattagcttaaaatgtgcatttttgtcttttgcacATACTATAAATGTGTTGAATGGACCTCTATAGAGGTATGGCAGCTATACCTCCTACCCCCACGTGACTGGGTCAAGAGGCCTCTGGAACAGCATGTACATTGCTGGTGTTAATGCTGAACAGGTGCTTTTGTTCACTTTCGAAGGTTCTGACACCAATAAGGTTTTGACACCTAATAGTATATGTTTTTGTAaggatttttattaatttgcaaTGTTTTAGATTATATTGTCAGTTTCAAGGTCAGAGTGGATTTATTTATATGAAGCATGCCTCTAACAGTGGTGGTAATGTGTGATGAGGTGGCATAATCAAAGATGTCATACCTGGAAGTCCCACTCGGATCATCTTTGGACCTATtttcaaagtggtcttttaatcatgccAAAACTATcagggacatagtttctgcagagtgtaACACCTCCTCGAGTTGTGATTGTTGTTGCAGAGAAAGcccacccctacttcccatcatccatctgtttacacgctgcCCCACTTACAACCTCTCACACTGCTAacttaacattagcagtgcaacaaacatggcaagcaatattggaggtaTCGAGCTATTTCTGCTGTATGTCGGCTtcgatgaggaaaatgaagacgtacatggatctattttctgtatcagaatggagcaaaacATGCAGCTTGTGTCCTGCCGATTGCTTTTTCCAACCGCATTCTTGGGTCTGtccctaattcacaacaatttgaataaacaaatactcagaaattcaattttaagttaatttaaatgtatgtatatatatatgtcacataaaaacatgttaaaaacaccttttttatcGTAGTGGGACTTAAAACCCTTGACCACTCCATAGCTAGGAAGCTGCATACAAACTGAATTGCAACTCCTTTCAGCATATTTCCCTCTTTGTAAATCTGTACTCTATTTGTCGTAGAGTTGccaggttttattttaactttaaaaaatatggtcATGGAATAAATGAAGGCATTGGTGCAATATCAGGGAAGGTATAcctatttagtttttagctaactgcctgcttcttcttcttcttttttttttttttttagaaaaatgtttgttggaGGCCTCAGCTGGGACACCAGCAAGAAAGACCTGAAGGATTACTTCTCCAAATTCGGCGAGGTGACGGATTGTACCATCAAGATGGATCAGCAGACGGGCCGGTCACGAGGGTTCGGCTTTATTCTCTTTAAAGATGCCGCGAGTGTAGACAAGGTGAGTGACGGGAAATTGTACTAGTCCAAATTAAGCCCAGTAGACAATATCTAACTCATTCTGGTTTATTCATAGGTTCTTGAACAAAAGGAACACAGGTTAGATGGTCGGCAGATTGACCCCAAGAGGGCGATGGCGATGAAGAAGGAGATAGTCAAAAAGATCTTTGTGGGAGGCCTTAAACCTGACTTGTCAAAGGAGGAAATTGAGGAGTATTTTGGAGCCTTTGGAGaggtacaacttttttttttcctggtttgtaaaatatatttgtgcaaaaaatagtAACTGTGGTTCCTCTTTTCTAGATCGAGACTATTGAGCTACCGCAGGATCCAAAGACCGAGAAGAGGAGGGGATTTGTATTCATTACATACAAAGATGAGCCTTCAGTCAAAAAAGTTTTGGAGAAGAAATACCACACTGTCGGTGGAAGCAAGGTAAACGCACCAGTTCTGGACAGTAAAAATGCTGAATTATGAATTCTTCTTAACATATTCTCATTTGTGGTGCTGCAGTGTGAAATAAAAATCGCTCAACCCAAAGAGGTCTACATGCAGCAGCAGTATGGCGCGCGTGGATACGGTGGACGTGGAAGGGGGCGTGGAGGTGAGCActgtcttttctctttttggtttgtttatcaGTTGTGCTTTTATAACACTCGAATATTTCCTAATCGATCTGTAATGGTTAACCAAAGCTGCTGTAACTGCCAAGAGTTGTGACACATGCTTGATTTGCTTCTAGGCCAGGGCCAGAACTGGAATCAAGGCTACAACAACTACTGGAACCAAGGATATAACAACCATGGCTATGGTTATGGACAGCAGGGCTATGGATATGGCGGCTATGGCAACTATGACTACTCTGGTTATTACGGCTATGGGGGTGGCTACGATTACAGTAAGCGATAAGTCCCCCCCGGGAGAGAAACAGAATGAgaggaactttattttttttggtcctcCTTGTTATAAAGAAGAACTCAGTCCCTTTTTTCTCTTGTCCTCCAGACCAGGGCAATACAAGCTATGGGAAAACTCCAAGACGTGGAGGCCACCAGAGTAGCTACAAGCCATACTGATCACTCATAGTGCAGGTATGCATCCTTGCATCATCCGTGGTAGTATGAGAACGTAGCTTTAACCATTAGTGCCTTTTGACCCCAGAGATCTCCATCTCCTCCAAATCCATCCAAGCATTGTGGGGTTCAGGGTAGGCCGCGGTGTGGGCgggtgggtgggtgggtgtTAGCCTGTGGTCGTAACTGGCGGATGTCACTCAGTCATCTCACGCCACACTCCTGCAAAGACTCGCAACATCGATGAGGATTGAGTTTGCGGTCGCTGAGAACAGGAACAGGAGGCCGTTGAGCTTGTCGCCGAGGGTGCTAGGTGTCATGGTTAGCTGTCGTGTTCCTGCCCCCTCCCCCTTCAAAGTTTGTCTGTTCATTCACTGACCCGTCAAACTCATTCATGCACTTGTCTGTCTTTATGTAACTGCATGCAAGGTTGCATTTATTCTCAGTAACGCAAAGCACCGTGTTTTTCTCCTAAGgtctaaagtaaataaaaagagatCCATGGTCTGACCACAGCGAACATGGGCTCTGGCTTTTCCTTTGGAGTTGGCAGAAATTTGGACTCCATTTGTACAGATCAAGCGAGGAAACTGGGGAAGcaattgtcactttttttcccactttttatttttggttttcgtGTCCATTTACATTTCCAGCGATggaagtgttatttttttactgtacttTTTGGTACCTTTTTTGAATAATGTAATGTATGGTTGTATTTTTACATGTCAACTGGATTTACACATGTGGAGGAACAAGAGCTTTCAAAGCTctcaaata contains:
- the LOC112153034 gene encoding heterogeneous nuclear ribonucleoprotein A/B encodes the protein MSEAEQQYMETSENGHELDDDFNGAGLGGEGEDGGAENECDQAGDGGDASSQNGGTEGGQIDASKGEEDAGKMFVGGLSWDTSKKDLKDYFSKFGEVTDCTIKMDQQTGRSRGFGFILFKDAASVDKVLEQKEHRLDGRQIDPKRAMAMKKEIVKKIFVGGLKPDLSKEEIEEYFGAFGEIETIELPQDPKTEKRRGFVFITYKDEPSVKKVLEKKYHTVGGSKCEIKIAQPKEVYMQQQYGARGYGGRGRGRGGQGQNWNQGYNNYWNQGYNNHGYGYGQQGYGYGGYGNYDYSGYYGYGGGYDYNQGNTSYGKTPRRGGHQSSYKPY